The proteins below are encoded in one region of Geomonas ferrireducens:
- a CDS encoding M48 family metallopeptidase: protein MSKSVPFDKCPPDATVTSCPRCKTSFVFSRDAATLPLPEPITDEVAPPAVAASPTKSKAGRNCPKCGYQRQESDAIFDAASCPKCHVVYDKWTSGPSGTSAKASGSIPNVNLGPIIYHREQSLFMIHAVVATIYWLGLLFATKGVFAFLLPAFGIALLIGQSALIAHLKGNGIKLSPTQFPDLYNRHLNCCKTLGLSDPPDAYLINGSGFLNAFATRFLGRNFVVLYTNVINAMSDRPEAINFYIGHELGHIKQRHLQWAPFLWPASLFPLIGAAYSRAREYTCDQYGRVCCDSTDSALKGLIALSAGEKLWSEVNVEAYLNQIEQSSGFWMSLHELISDYPWLVKRAARVDNPFAAPPQRSLFAWFFALFMPRTGVGGSAGGVLVTVAIIGILAAIAIPQFAQYQAKAKAYNAEMGASKIITK from the coding sequence TTGAGTAAATCCGTCCCCTTCGACAAATGCCCGCCCGATGCGACGGTCACCAGTTGCCCCAGATGCAAAACCAGCTTCGTTTTCTCAAGGGACGCGGCGACCTTACCGCTGCCCGAACCGATCACGGACGAGGTGGCGCCCCCCGCCGTCGCAGCATCGCCGACGAAGTCCAAGGCGGGGCGGAACTGTCCCAAGTGCGGCTACCAGAGGCAGGAGTCCGATGCCATCTTCGATGCGGCGTCATGTCCTAAGTGTCACGTGGTCTATGACAAATGGACGTCCGGCCCAAGCGGAACCTCAGCGAAAGCCTCCGGCAGCATCCCGAACGTCAACCTGGGCCCCATCATCTACCACCGGGAGCAGAGCCTTTTCATGATCCACGCCGTGGTGGCGACGATTTACTGGCTGGGGCTGCTCTTCGCGACCAAAGGCGTTTTCGCGTTCCTGCTGCCGGCTTTCGGCATCGCCCTCCTGATCGGTCAATCCGCACTCATCGCCCATCTAAAGGGCAACGGCATCAAGCTCTCCCCCACCCAGTTCCCCGACCTTTACAACCGGCATCTCAACTGCTGCAAGACCCTCGGCCTGAGTGACCCTCCCGACGCCTACCTGATCAACGGCAGTGGCTTTCTGAACGCCTTCGCCACGAGGTTTTTGGGCAGGAACTTCGTCGTGCTCTACACGAACGTCATCAACGCCATGTCCGACCGTCCAGAGGCGATCAACTTCTACATCGGGCACGAACTCGGACACATCAAACAGAGACACCTGCAGTGGGCACCCTTCCTCTGGCCCGCAAGCCTATTCCCGCTGATAGGAGCCGCCTACTCCCGTGCCCGCGAGTACACCTGCGACCAGTACGGCAGAGTCTGCTGCGACAGCACCGACAGCGCCCTCAAAGGACTGATCGCATTGTCCGCCGGAGAAAAGCTCTGGTCCGAAGTCAACGTGGAAGCCTATCTGAATCAGATAGAGCAGAGCAGCGGTTTCTGGATGTCGTTGCACGAACTCATCTCCGACTACCCCTGGCTCGTAAAGCGAGCCGCGCGAGTCGACAACCCGTTTGCAGCCCCCCCGCAGCGCAGTCTTTTCGCCTGGTTCTTCGCCCTCTTCATGCCGCGCACGGGAGTAGGAGGATCAGCCGGCGGCGTCCTGGTCACCGTAGCCATCATCGGCATCCTCGCCGCGATAGCCATCCCCCAGTTCGCCCAGTACCAAGCCAAGGCGAAAGCATACAATGCAGAGATGGGAGCGAGCAAAATTATCACCAAATAA
- a CDS encoding DUF4268 domain-containing protein, producing the protein MYQIDKSLNRIKPLTVKKFSDLGFTERGHLQEWLANESMALGEELLIIQKEFDGFDDTNERLDLLALDKDGNLVVIENKLDDSGRDVVWQALKYASYCSTLKKNQIVEIFQKYLAKTGGDGDAQALICEFLEVPDLAEVVLNSGNQQRIMFVAAQFRKEVTSTVLWLLSHNIQLQCFKATPYGMGDNLFLKLEQIIPTPEATEFMIGINEKEAAEKTAEFELKSRHKIRLAFWQQALDALKASSTDLYNNISPSKDHWIYAGSGMSGCPFDLIFGSKFIRVELVIARTNKVENKFIFDYLVSKKSQIEEAFGDALSWDRLDDKKSSSIRFGHDVDGFNRDNWPGMVNWMVEHIIKLEAALKKPLADAVKALKTEGIETPSYINGDDAC; encoded by the coding sequence ATGTACCAGATAGATAAATCGCTGAACCGAATCAAACCCCTGACAGTAAAGAAATTCAGCGACCTTGGTTTTACCGAACGCGGACATCTTCAGGAGTGGTTGGCAAACGAGTCTATGGCCCTGGGCGAAGAACTGTTGATCATCCAAAAGGAATTCGACGGATTCGACGATACAAATGAAAGACTGGATCTGCTCGCACTGGATAAGGATGGTAACCTCGTCGTCATAGAGAACAAGCTTGACGACTCGGGCCGCGACGTGGTCTGGCAGGCTCTGAAGTATGCCTCTTACTGTTCCACCCTCAAAAAGAACCAGATCGTAGAAATCTTTCAGAAGTACCTTGCAAAAACCGGCGGTGACGGCGATGCACAGGCACTGATTTGCGAATTTCTTGAAGTACCGGATTTGGCTGAGGTTGTCCTTAACAGCGGCAATCAGCAACGCATCATGTTTGTGGCAGCCCAATTCCGCAAGGAGGTCACATCAACCGTCCTGTGGCTCTTAAGCCACAACATCCAGTTGCAGTGTTTTAAAGCAACGCCATATGGGATGGGTGACAACCTGTTTTTGAAACTGGAGCAGATCATTCCAACTCCAGAGGCAACAGAGTTCATGATTGGTATCAACGAGAAGGAAGCGGCAGAGAAGACTGCGGAATTTGAGTTGAAAAGCCGCCATAAGATCAGATTAGCCTTTTGGCAGCAGGCGCTGGACGCGCTAAAAGCAAGCTCGACAGACCTCTACAACAACATAAGCCCCAGCAAGGATCACTGGATTTATGCAGGGTCCGGGATGAGCGGTTGCCCGTTCGATTTGATTTTTGGCAGCAAGTTCATTCGAGTGGAACTCGTGATTGCCAGGACCAACAAGGTAGAAAATAAATTCATTTTCGATTATCTGGTCTCGAAAAAATCTCAGATAGAGGAAGCATTTGGAGATGCACTTTCATGGGACCGACTCGACGACAAGAAATCCAGTTCCATAAGGTTTGGCCATGATGTGGACGGTTTCAACCGTGATAACTGGCCTGGAATGGTCAACTGGATGGTCGAGCATATAATCAAGCTGGAGGCAGCCCTCAAGAAACCACTAGCGGATGCCGTTAAAGCCCTCAAAACAGAAGGGATTGAGACTCCTTCATACATCAACGGGGACGATGCTTGCTGA
- a CDS encoding YggT family protein, giving the protein MILFANILLALAKIIELANGLLTVYKYILLASVIISWINADPYNPIVNFIYRVTEPALRRIRRYMPDTGMLDLSPLVLFAVIYLVQIVVLDTAYSYLIIYSNQLKGGAL; this is encoded by the coding sequence ATGATCCTGTTCGCCAACATACTCTTGGCCCTTGCGAAGATCATCGAGTTGGCCAACGGTCTTTTAACCGTGTACAAGTACATCCTGCTCGCCAGTGTCATCATCTCCTGGATCAACGCCGATCCTTACAACCCCATCGTCAACTTCATCTACCGGGTCACGGAGCCGGCGCTGCGCCGCATCCGCCGCTACATGCCGGACACCGGCATGCTCGACCTCTCTCCGCTCGTACTTTTCGCGGTGATCTACCTCGTGCAGATCGTGGTCCTCGACACGGCCTACAGCTATCTCATCATCTACAGCAACCAGCTCAAAGGGGGTGCCCTGTGA
- a CDS encoding CBS domain-containing protein: MKAKDIMVTDVPSITTKTTVGEAVRIMKSNFGDESFLNAAPGLIVVNERGGLAGILTPLSIITAIMDDAPEGKSDPAFFGSLCDRIKDLPTSAIMEHQPISVTQDASVSDVARLFLTHRFQRVPVVDGKKVVGIIYRSRLLFAISQSLIVAS, from the coding sequence ATGAAGGCGAAAGACATTATGGTAACGGACGTGCCGTCCATCACCACTAAGACCACGGTGGGTGAGGCGGTCCGGATCATGAAGAGCAACTTCGGCGACGAGAGCTTCCTGAACGCCGCACCCGGCCTGATCGTGGTCAACGAAAGGGGAGGACTCGCGGGGATCCTCACCCCCTTGAGCATCATCACCGCCATCATGGACGACGCGCCGGAGGGAAAATCCGACCCCGCCTTCTTCGGCTCCCTGTGCGACCGCATCAAGGACCTTCCCACCTCCGCCATCATGGAGCACCAGCCCATCTCGGTCACCCAGGATGCGAGCGTCAGCGACGTGGCGAGGCTCTTTCTCACGCACCGTTTCCAGAGGGTCCCCGTGGTGGACGGCAAGAAGGTGGTGGGGATCATCTACCGCTCGCGCCTGCTCTTCGCCATCAGCCAAAGCCTGATCGTTGCCTCTTGA
- a CDS encoding M48 family metallopeptidase, whose amino-acid sequence MATFFELQEKNRRKTKWVVALFVAFFLWLGLGLDLALYYKARAHDRPTPAKVYRETGQGAYQEAELPPGAIRPYEKKSRPFRPVFTLVIGLLGAGLAWWELSGAAATVLKAVRATPVNGDTKGPGRVFHNVVEEMSIAAGMPMPSVWIIPDRDPNAMAVGLKHGDFHVAATEGLLLSLTREELQGVVAHEIAHIKNQDVRLMTTLTVLVGLSALIAEFVARCRYYGSSDQSGDDDSRIGSIIFVIWLFTVLLAPLATRIMALMVSKEREYLADASAAQFTRNPQALISALEKISGAAGATHSISQASAHLCIASPTAADLSDEQSLFSTHPPMSQRIARLRLIGRSMAQAPSGG is encoded by the coding sequence GTGGCGACCTTCTTCGAGCTTCAGGAAAAGAACCGGAGAAAGACCAAGTGGGTCGTCGCCCTCTTCGTAGCGTTCTTCCTGTGGCTTGGGCTGGGACTCGACTTGGCGCTCTACTATAAGGCCCGCGCCCATGACCGCCCCACCCCGGCGAAGGTCTACCGGGAGACGGGACAGGGAGCCTACCAGGAGGCGGAGCTACCGCCGGGAGCGATCCGTCCCTATGAGAAGAAGTCCAGGCCGTTTCGCCCCGTGTTCACCCTCGTGATAGGGCTTTTGGGTGCAGGCCTTGCCTGGTGGGAACTCTCCGGCGCTGCCGCCACGGTGTTAAAAGCCGTCCGCGCCACGCCCGTCAACGGCGACACGAAGGGGCCGGGAAGGGTGTTCCACAACGTGGTGGAAGAGATGTCCATCGCCGCAGGCATGCCCATGCCTTCCGTCTGGATCATCCCCGACCGCGATCCGAACGCCATGGCGGTCGGTCTGAAGCACGGGGATTTCCACGTCGCCGCGACGGAGGGGCTGCTTCTCTCCCTGACCCGCGAGGAACTGCAGGGGGTGGTGGCCCACGAGATCGCCCACATAAAGAACCAGGACGTGCGCCTTATGACGACGCTCACCGTCCTCGTTGGCTTGTCCGCGCTGATCGCCGAGTTCGTGGCGCGCTGCCGGTACTACGGCAGCAGCGACCAAAGCGGGGACGACGACAGCCGCATCGGCAGCATCATCTTCGTGATCTGGCTCTTCACCGTGCTCCTTGCCCCCCTTGCCACCCGCATCATGGCGCTCATGGTCAGCAAGGAGCGCGAGTATTTAGCCGATGCGTCGGCGGCGCAATTCACCCGCAACCCGCAAGCCCTGATCTCGGCCCTGGAGAAGATTTCCGGGGCGGCCGGAGCGACGCACAGCATCAGCCAGGCGAGCGCCCACCTGTGCATAGCGAGTCCCACCGCAGCCGATCTCTCCGACGAGCAGAGCCTTTTCTCGACCCACCCGCCCATGTCGCAACGGATCGCGCGCCTGCGCCTCATCGGCAGAAGCATGGCCCAGGCGCCGTCTGGAGGTTAA
- a CDS encoding FmdB family zinc ribbon protein, whose translation MPLYEYQCKSCNETFELRQKFSDAPATECPKCGGSVEKLISQSGFSLKGGGWYGDGYGSSKAAPSCPSGGGCAGCPSAS comes from the coding sequence ATGCCACTTTACGAGTATCAATGCAAAAGCTGCAACGAAACCTTTGAGTTGCGCCAGAAGTTTTCCGACGCACCCGCCACGGAGTGCCCGAAGTGCGGCGGCTCCGTTGAAAAGCTTATCTCCCAGTCCGGCTTCTCCCTGAAAGGGGGAGGGTGGTACGGTGACGGCTACGGCAGCTCCAAGGCGGCCCCTTCCTGCCCATCCGGCGGGGGATGCGCCGGTTGCCCTTCGGCCTCCTGA
- a CDS encoding DUF167 domain-containing protein — protein MNEETVRVTRTPEGLLFTVHVQPRASRSEICGPKEGELRVRLTSPPVDDAANKQCVELIAKSLGIAKSKVSIKSGAKSRHKVVRVQGVEQDDLLPLFKTEKEQQ, from the coding sequence ATGAACGAAGAGACGGTACGGGTAACACGCACACCTGAGGGGCTCCTCTTCACGGTGCACGTGCAGCCGCGCGCCTCGCGCAGCGAGATCTGCGGACCGAAGGAAGGGGAGCTCAGGGTGCGGCTCACCTCGCCGCCGGTGGATGACGCCGCGAACAAGCAGTGCGTCGAGCTCATCGCGAAGAGCCTCGGCATCGCCAAGTCCAAGGTCAGCATCAAGTCGGGCGCCAAGTCCCGGCACAAGGTGGTCAGAGTACAAGGGGTGGAGCAGGATGACCTCCTGCCCTTATTCAAAACGGAGAAGGAGCAGCAATGA
- a CDS encoding LemA family protein — MIGAIIISLIAVIAVFVAVSSYNSLINLKEQTNNSWKQIDVQLKRRHDLIPNLVEAVRGAMQFERETLEAVIAARNKAVSVCTGAGPANVAEIAAAEGALNAALSRFSAIVEAYPDLKATGNVAQFQEELTSTENRVGFARQAYNDTATSYNVAQQQFPNVLFAGLAKAAPATLWEISEHADREVPKVNLSFK; from the coding sequence ATGATCGGTGCGATCATCATCAGCCTCATCGCCGTTATCGCCGTCTTCGTTGCCGTTTCTTCGTACAACAGCCTCATCAACCTGAAGGAACAGACCAATAACAGCTGGAAGCAGATCGACGTGCAGCTCAAAAGACGGCACGACCTTATCCCCAACCTGGTGGAGGCGGTCCGCGGCGCCATGCAGTTCGAGCGCGAGACACTTGAGGCGGTCATCGCCGCCCGCAACAAAGCCGTCAGCGTCTGCACCGGCGCAGGTCCAGCCAACGTCGCCGAGATCGCCGCAGCCGAGGGGGCCCTCAACGCCGCCCTGTCCCGCTTTTCCGCGATCGTCGAAGCCTACCCGGATCTGAAGGCAACCGGCAACGTCGCCCAGTTCCAGGAGGAGCTCACCTCCACCGAGAATAGGGTGGGCTTCGCCCGCCAGGCCTATAACGATACCGCCACCAGCTACAACGTGGCACAGCAGCAGTTCCCCAATGTCCTGTTCGCCGGGCTGGCCAAGGCCGCTCCCGCCACACTTTGGGAGATCAGCGAGCATGCCGACCGCGAAGTCCCCAAGGTGAACCTCTCTTTCAAGTAA
- a CDS encoding DivIVA domain-containing protein has protein sequence MKITPMDIQQQQFKGKMLGGLDPEDVDAFLQLVAGEMEELIRENNDLKERINRNQTQMTEMEAREAQLRETMLAAQRITEEMKANAQKEAHLMISEAELKGERIVADAENKLVQLNNQIQELKRDKLQFESGFKNLLDTYYKLLALDK, from the coding sequence GTGAAGATAACCCCCATGGACATCCAGCAGCAGCAGTTCAAGGGAAAGATGCTGGGCGGCCTCGACCCGGAGGACGTGGATGCCTTCCTGCAACTGGTGGCGGGCGAGATGGAGGAGCTCATCAGGGAGAACAACGACCTCAAGGAGCGCATCAACCGCAACCAGACCCAGATGACGGAGATGGAGGCCCGCGAGGCGCAGCTGCGCGAGACCATGCTGGCGGCACAGCGGATCACCGAGGAGATGAAGGCGAATGCCCAGAAGGAGGCGCACCTCATGATCTCGGAGGCCGAGCTCAAGGGGGAGCGCATCGTCGCGGACGCCGAGAACAAGCTGGTGCAGTTGAACAACCAGATCCAGGAGCTGAAGAGGGACAAGCTTCAGTTCGAGTCGGGCTTCAAGAACCTCCTGGATACCTACTACAAGCTGCTCGCCCTGGACAAATAA
- the merB gene encoding organomercurial lyase MerB translates to MSIDPLLGERLQAALHCRHPKLWLHLLRALAKGKPVAKASIALALDIPLRDIETDLMEFKDTVFDDDGNIVACGLSLIPTPHRFSVDGHNLFTWCALDALMYPVALQQMALVESLCPVTEVAVRLTVTPTGVTALTPAETVVSLVIPADQAGCCNVRNTFCSQVHFLSSPEAADKWRSTYPEATILSVEEVWHLGWAIAQRRLADACRGWRGRA, encoded by the coding sequence ATGTCCATTGATCCTTTATTGGGAGAGCGGCTCCAGGCCGCATTGCATTGTCGCCATCCCAAGCTCTGGTTGCATTTGTTGCGCGCGTTGGCAAAAGGCAAGCCCGTGGCTAAAGCAAGCATAGCACTCGCTCTCGATATCCCCCTGCGAGACATAGAAACGGATTTGATGGAATTCAAAGACACCGTGTTCGATGATGATGGCAACATAGTCGCCTGCGGACTGTCTCTGATTCCCACCCCACACCGCTTCAGCGTTGACGGCCACAATCTTTTTACATGGTGTGCACTGGATGCTCTGATGTACCCCGTTGCATTGCAGCAGATGGCACTGGTGGAATCACTCTGCCCGGTCACAGAAGTTGCGGTTCGGTTAACTGTCACACCAACGGGGGTTACCGCGCTGACTCCGGCCGAAACTGTGGTGTCTCTCGTGATACCTGCCGATCAGGCAGGCTGCTGCAATGTGCGCAACACTTTTTGCAGCCAAGTCCATTTCTTAAGCTCCCCCGAGGCCGCCGATAAGTGGCGATCCACGTACCCGGAAGCGACGATTCTGTCCGTTGAAGAGGTCTGGCATTTGGGATGGGCGATAGCCCAGCGTCGGCTGGCAGATGCTTGTAGAGGTTGGAGGGGACGTGCTTGA
- a CDS encoding cation diffusion facilitator family transporter: MASGEKAVKVAFRNNLVIFLFKLFAALTTHSAGMMAEAVHSLADTGNQVLLLFGMKRSKIPPTDTHPFGHGKEEYFWSFIVAMLLFVLGGVYSLVEGFHKLQHPEQLQHLYLNYAILSCSIVLEGQSWWIARRSMGKHSSSELLQGVVDSKDSGTVVVFVEDSGALLGLAIALLGTALVSLTGNPVYDAASSLFIGALLFVMALFLANEMRKLMIGEAIDPVQVRYARRVINSHEHVLAVGAIRSMQLGVADSLICIDVDFKQELHDHEVEKTIAELREKVQKTVPQLKHIFIQPAPVLARSEG; the protein is encoded by the coding sequence ATGGCTTCAGGAGAAAAGGCGGTAAAGGTCGCCTTCAGAAACAACCTCGTCATCTTCTTGTTCAAGCTTTTCGCTGCCCTCACCACACACAGCGCCGGTATGATGGCGGAAGCGGTTCATTCCCTGGCAGACACCGGCAACCAGGTCCTGCTCCTTTTCGGGATGAAACGGAGCAAGATTCCTCCCACCGACACACATCCTTTCGGCCACGGCAAGGAAGAGTACTTTTGGAGCTTCATCGTAGCTATGCTGCTCTTCGTCCTTGGCGGCGTCTACTCGCTCGTGGAGGGGTTTCACAAGCTGCAGCACCCCGAACAGCTCCAGCACCTCTACCTCAACTACGCGATCCTGAGCTGCTCCATCGTGCTCGAGGGACAGTCGTGGTGGATCGCCCGCCGCAGTATGGGGAAACATTCCTCCTCGGAACTGCTGCAGGGGGTCGTCGATTCCAAGGACAGCGGGACGGTCGTGGTATTCGTTGAGGACTCCGGGGCGCTCTTGGGGTTGGCCATCGCCCTGCTCGGGACCGCCCTCGTCTCCCTGACGGGAAATCCCGTTTACGACGCGGCCTCCTCCCTCTTTATCGGCGCACTCCTCTTCGTGATGGCGCTCTTCCTCGCGAACGAGATGAGAAAGCTGATGATCGGTGAAGCGATCGACCCGGTCCAGGTCCGCTACGCGCGCCGCGTCATCAACAGCCATGAGCACGTGCTGGCGGTGGGCGCCATCCGCTCCATGCAGCTTGGCGTGGCCGATTCCCTCATCTGCATCGACGTCGACTTCAAGCAGGAGCTGCACGACCACGAGGTGGAAAAGACGATCGCCGAGCTGAGGGAGAAGGTGCAGAAGACGGTCCCGCAGTTAAAGCACATATTCATACAGCCCGCGCCTGTGCTGGCGCGAAGCGAAGGGTAG